A window from Vanessa atalanta chromosome 18, ilVanAtal1.2, whole genome shotgun sequence encodes these proteins:
- the LOC125070937 gene encoding steroid hormone receptor ERR1 isoform X1: MDWMEMDDVVQMMSAVSGEPLLRRVKQEAEPPPQYSPSEQHRPMQLLEPCNLELEPKEEVRFCVSPGEGGIVGNTSPEQQHCSSTTAAAASGARDDDAPRRLCLVCGDVASGFHYGVASCEACKAFFKRTIQGNIEYTCPASNECEINKRRRKACQACRFRKCLRTGMLREGVRLDRVRGGRQKYRRAPDQPAANQPRPQLDEIKVLEALSSYEPELLTCGAPPPGVTDPTARTLALLADIYDRELVGVIGWAKQIPGFTDLALNDQMRLLQSTWAEMLSLMVAYRSMCAGGAPRLRFAAELALDEQQARDLGAHDLYLQIAGVSRRLERAGAHREECYLLKALALANSEARIDEHSALKRFRDAILAALNDAVSALRPYNNANTAMQQLLLVLPALRLADVSVRRFWAGVHRERRAPMNKLFVEMLEACLR; the protein is encoded by the exons GTACAGATGATGTCGGCGGTGAGCGGGGAACCGTTGTTACGCAGAGTGAAGCAGGAAGCCGAGCCACCGCCGCAATACTCTCCTTCAGAGCAACACCGACCCATGCAGCTCTTGGAGCCGTGTAAT CTTGAACTAGAACCTAAAGAAGAAGTCAGGTTCTGTGTGTCACCCGGTGAGGGTGGTATAGTGGGCAATACGAGCCCGGAACAGCAACACTGTTCGTCGACAACAGCTGCAGCAGCGAGCGGCGCCAGAGATGATGATGCGCCGCGCAGACTTTGCCTCGTGTGTGGGGATGTGGCTTCGGGCTTCCACTATGGTGTCGCCAGCTGTGAAGCGTGCAAGGCATTTTTTAAGAGAACCATACAG GGCAACATAGAATACACGTGTCCGGCGTCGAACGAGTGCGAGATAAACAAGCGGAGGAGGAAGGCGTGCCAGGCGTGCCGGTTCCGCAAGTGCCTGCGGACCGGCATGCTGCGCGAGGGCGTGCGACTGGACCGCGTGCGCGGCGGGCGGCAGAAGTACCGGCGCGCGCCCGACCAGCCCGCCGCCAACCAGCCGCGCCCGCAGCTCGACGAGATCAAA gtgtTAGAAGCTCTGTCGTCTTACGAGCCTGAATTACTCACATGTGGTGCTCCGCCGCCGGGCGTGACGGACCCCACGGCCAGGACGTTGGCGCTGCTAGCGGACATATACGATAGAGAGTTGGTGGGAGTCATCGGTTGGGCGAAACAGATACCCGGTTTCACGGACTTGGCGCTTAATGATCag ATGCGGCTGCTGCAGAGCACGTGGGCGGAGATGTTGAGCCTGATGGTGGCGTATCGCTCGATGTGCGCGGGCGGCGCGCCTCGCTTGCGCTTCGCGGCCGAGCTCGCGCTGGACGAGCAGCAGGCGCGAGATCTCGGCGCACACGACCTTTACCTGCAG ATAGCGGGCGTGTCGCGGCGCCTGGAGCGCGCGGGCGCGCACCGCGAGGAGTGCTACCTGCTGAAGGCGCTGGCGCTCGCCAACTCCGAGGCGCGCATCGACGAGCACTCCGCGCTCAAGCGCTTCCGGGACGCCATCCTCGCCGCGCTCAACGACGCCGTCTCCGCGCTCAG GCCGTACAACAACGCGAACACGGCGATGCAGCAGCTGCTGCTGGTGCTGCCGGCGCTGCGGCTGGCCGACGTGTCGGTGCGGCGCTTCTGGGCCGGCGTGCACCGCGAGCGTCGCGCTCCCATGAACAAGCTGTTCGTGGAGATGCTGGAGGCCTGCCTGCGGTAG
- the LOC125070937 gene encoding steroid hormone receptor ERR1 isoform X2: protein MMSAVSGEPLLRRVKQEAEPPPQYSPSEQHRPMQLLEPCNLELEPKEEVRFCVSPGEGGIVGNTSPEQQHCSSTTAAAASGARDDDAPRRLCLVCGDVASGFHYGVASCEACKAFFKRTIQGNIEYTCPASNECEINKRRRKACQACRFRKCLRTGMLREGVRLDRVRGGRQKYRRAPDQPAANQPRPQLDEIKVLEALSSYEPELLTCGAPPPGVTDPTARTLALLADIYDRELVGVIGWAKQIPGFTDLALNDQMRLLQSTWAEMLSLMVAYRSMCAGGAPRLRFAAELALDEQQARDLGAHDLYLQIAGVSRRLERAGAHREECYLLKALALANSEARIDEHSALKRFRDAILAALNDAVSALRPYNNANTAMQQLLLVLPALRLADVSVRRFWAGVHRERRAPMNKLFVEMLEACLR, encoded by the exons ATGATGTCGGCGGTGAGCGGGGAACCGTTGTTACGCAGAGTGAAGCAGGAAGCCGAGCCACCGCCGCAATACTCTCCTTCAGAGCAACACCGACCCATGCAGCTCTTGGAGCCGTGTAAT CTTGAACTAGAACCTAAAGAAGAAGTCAGGTTCTGTGTGTCACCCGGTGAGGGTGGTATAGTGGGCAATACGAGCCCGGAACAGCAACACTGTTCGTCGACAACAGCTGCAGCAGCGAGCGGCGCCAGAGATGATGATGCGCCGCGCAGACTTTGCCTCGTGTGTGGGGATGTGGCTTCGGGCTTCCACTATGGTGTCGCCAGCTGTGAAGCGTGCAAGGCATTTTTTAAGAGAACCATACAG GGCAACATAGAATACACGTGTCCGGCGTCGAACGAGTGCGAGATAAACAAGCGGAGGAGGAAGGCGTGCCAGGCGTGCCGGTTCCGCAAGTGCCTGCGGACCGGCATGCTGCGCGAGGGCGTGCGACTGGACCGCGTGCGCGGCGGGCGGCAGAAGTACCGGCGCGCGCCCGACCAGCCCGCCGCCAACCAGCCGCGCCCGCAGCTCGACGAGATCAAA gtgtTAGAAGCTCTGTCGTCTTACGAGCCTGAATTACTCACATGTGGTGCTCCGCCGCCGGGCGTGACGGACCCCACGGCCAGGACGTTGGCGCTGCTAGCGGACATATACGATAGAGAGTTGGTGGGAGTCATCGGTTGGGCGAAACAGATACCCGGTTTCACGGACTTGGCGCTTAATGATCag ATGCGGCTGCTGCAGAGCACGTGGGCGGAGATGTTGAGCCTGATGGTGGCGTATCGCTCGATGTGCGCGGGCGGCGCGCCTCGCTTGCGCTTCGCGGCCGAGCTCGCGCTGGACGAGCAGCAGGCGCGAGATCTCGGCGCACACGACCTTTACCTGCAG ATAGCGGGCGTGTCGCGGCGCCTGGAGCGCGCGGGCGCGCACCGCGAGGAGTGCTACCTGCTGAAGGCGCTGGCGCTCGCCAACTCCGAGGCGCGCATCGACGAGCACTCCGCGCTCAAGCGCTTCCGGGACGCCATCCTCGCCGCGCTCAACGACGCCGTCTCCGCGCTCAG GCCGTACAACAACGCGAACACGGCGATGCAGCAGCTGCTGCTGGTGCTGCCGGCGCTGCGGCTGGCCGACGTGTCGGTGCGGCGCTTCTGGGCCGGCGTGCACCGCGAGCGTCGCGCTCCCATGAACAAGCTGTTCGTGGAGATGCTGGAGGCCTGCCTGCGGTAG